From the Leucobacter tenebrionis genome, one window contains:
- a CDS encoding TRAP transporter small permease: MGTSAEPGGSAFDRLLQRCSAALGVVAASALVVLMLATVIDVLVRSITRASLPGMMEIAETALVASVFLGLAWTSIQGGHVAVTVVTDRLKPVPARVVSMLVWVLNTGILAWTTAALFLRAAQSTSMSETRFGLVQWPIWPLRWIIAVGVLFWTVVAIVNLVRVIRGRTAYGEETEVVLDA, translated from the coding sequence ATGGGAACCTCTGCGGAACCCGGCGGATCGGCTTTCGACCGCCTGTTGCAGCGGTGCAGCGCCGCGCTGGGCGTCGTCGCGGCGAGCGCGCTCGTCGTGCTCATGCTCGCGACCGTGATCGATGTGCTCGTGCGCAGCATCACGCGGGCGAGCTTGCCGGGGATGATGGAGATCGCGGAGACCGCGCTGGTCGCCTCCGTGTTCCTCGGTCTGGCATGGACCTCGATTCAGGGCGGTCACGTCGCTGTCACCGTCGTCACCGATCGTTTGAAGCCGGTGCCGGCTCGCGTCGTCTCGATGCTCGTCTGGGTGCTCAACACGGGCATTCTCGCTTGGACGACCGCCGCCCTGTTCCTGCGCGCCGCGCAGTCCACGAGCATGAGCGAGACCCGGTTCGGCCTCGTGCAGTGGCCGATCTGGCCCCTGCGCTGGATCATCGCCGTCGGCGTGCTGTTCTGGACGGTCGTCGCGATCGTCAACCTGGTGCGCGTGATCCGGGGGCGCACCGCTTACGGAGAAGAGACGGAGGTGGTGCTCGATGCGTAG
- a CDS encoding NAD(P)-dependent oxidoreductase, giving the protein MNNQITRVGFIGLGTMGDPMSSNISASGAFDLALFDVDQDRARKLAARIGATAVSSVSDLSDREVIVMMLPTSAIVRRALLDDDGAPRIPARPGTVFVDMSSSDPTETVETGEALERAGYAMVDAPVSGARERAVDGTLSIMLGADDDAAAERAIPVIETMSSRIFRTGRLGTGHAMKALNNFVAAAAFTASSEALIAGSRFGLDPSVMVDVFNASTGQSFVTTHVLPEHVVDGRFASGFALPLFTKDVRIAQRVQRAAGREAPVCDAVTGAMGEALEALGDVDHTRAFEFWRDR; this is encoded by the coding sequence ATGAACAATCAGATCACGCGGGTCGGCTTCATCGGCCTGGGCACGATGGGGGATCCGATGTCGAGCAACATCTCGGCATCGGGCGCGTTCGACCTCGCCCTCTTCGACGTGGATCAGGATCGGGCGCGGAAGCTCGCCGCCCGCATCGGTGCGACGGCGGTGTCGAGCGTCTCCGACCTCTCCGATCGCGAGGTCATCGTGATGATGCTGCCGACGAGCGCGATCGTGCGCCGGGCGCTCCTCGATGACGACGGAGCGCCGAGGATTCCCGCTCGGCCCGGAACCGTGTTCGTCGATATGAGCTCCTCGGATCCGACGGAGACGGTCGAGACCGGCGAGGCGCTGGAGAGGGCGGGGTATGCGATGGTCGACGCGCCGGTCTCCGGTGCGCGGGAGCGCGCGGTCGACGGCACGCTCTCGATCATGCTCGGGGCCGACGACGACGCCGCAGCCGAGCGTGCGATCCCGGTGATCGAGACCATGAGCTCCCGCATCTTCCGAACGGGCAGGCTGGGCACCGGGCACGCGATGAAGGCGCTCAACAACTTCGTCGCCGCTGCGGCGTTCACGGCCTCCTCAGAGGCGTTGATAGCGGGAAGCCGTTTCGGCCTCGATCCCTCGGTGATGGTCGACGTGTTCAACGCGTCCACGGGTCAGAGCTTCGTGACCACCCACGTGCTGCCCGAGCACGTCGTCGATGGCCGCTTTGCCAGCGGGTTCGCCCTGCCGCTGTTCACGAAGGATGTGCGGATCGCCCAGCGCGTGCAGCGGGCCGCCGGTCGCGAGGCTCCCGTCTGCGACGCGGTGACGGGCGCCATGGGTGAGGCGCTCGAGGCGCTCGGCGACGTTGACCACACCCGCGCCTTCGAGTTCTGGCGGGATCGGTAG
- a CDS encoding carboxymuconolactone decarboxylase family protein, with protein sequence MIQDELYEVGLNQRRTMFGPEGAEGQVEHTTDLNDKLQDFVTRYCFGDIWQREGLTYAERSRVTFAMLIAQGKSHELRVHARGALENGVTPLELREVVIHSILYCGIPAAVEGLRAVEEILAERGIVPEFDGEAARP encoded by the coding sequence GTGATCCAAGACGAGCTATACGAGGTCGGTCTGAACCAGCGGCGCACGATGTTCGGCCCGGAGGGGGCCGAGGGGCAGGTCGAGCACACCACGGACCTCAACGACAAGCTCCAGGATTTCGTCACCCGGTACTGCTTCGGCGATATCTGGCAGCGAGAGGGGCTGACGTATGCGGAGCGCAGCCGGGTCACCTTCGCGATGCTCATCGCACAGGGCAAATCCCACGAGCTCAGAGTGCACGCCCGAGGCGCGCTCGAGAACGGGGTCACCCCGCTCGAACTGCGCGAGGTGGTCATCCACTCGATCCTCTACTGCGGCATCCCCGCGGCGGTCGAGGGTCTGCGCGCGGTCGAGGAGATCCTCGCCGAGCGGGGGATCGTGCCGGAGTTCGACGGCGAGGCGGCCCGCCCCTGA